Proteins encoded in a region of the Prochlorothrix hollandica PCC 9006 = CALU 1027 genome:
- a CDS encoding putative bifunctional lysylphosphatidylglycerol flippase/synthetase: MAHYFKASHLQACLGLVIFALALSSIRPIVADYANPEAWQGVVVPRTSQMLEAGLATCLSYGAIACYDFLAFAYVGYGLDRPTLRPKILFAGLLTYTISPNLGFAFLSGGAIRYRFYGRWGVPPLAIAQVILFSNGTLWVGLCAVAGFTFWLEPIALPPALTLPLDLAHLDRLCLGITAAYLCLCALGSRLRQWGSPWIRTQAQYLPTLALAGGQILIFALDWGFAALGLYSLLNLASVLSFGAFFGIYTLAMVAGLLSTVPGGLGVLETVMLYFLTDVGLDPPFILGRLLVFRGIYYWLPLGLAIVALGIYELKTHHLKG; this comes from the coding sequence ATGGCCCATTACTTCAAGGCTTCCCACCTGCAAGCCTGCTTGGGACTAGTCATTTTTGCCCTGGCCCTCAGCTCTATCCGTCCCATTGTGGCGGACTATGCTAACCCCGAAGCGTGGCAGGGAGTCGTTGTGCCCCGCACCTCCCAGATGCTGGAGGCTGGCCTAGCCACCTGCCTCAGCTATGGGGCGATCGCCTGCTATGACTTCCTCGCCTTTGCCTATGTGGGGTATGGCCTCGATCGCCCCACCCTGCGCCCCAAAATCCTCTTTGCCGGTCTTCTCACCTACACCATCAGCCCTAATCTGGGCTTTGCCTTCCTCAGCGGCGGGGCCATTCGTTACCGGTTCTATGGTCGCTGGGGGGTTCCGCCCTTGGCCATTGCCCAGGTAATTCTGTTTAGCAATGGAACCCTCTGGGTCGGTCTCTGTGCCGTGGCTGGGTTCACCTTCTGGCTGGAGCCGATCGCCCTGCCCCCAGCCCTGACCCTGCCCCTAGACTTGGCCCACCTCGATCGTCTCTGTCTGGGGATCACAGCCGCCTACTTGTGTCTCTGTGCCCTGGGATCTCGGTTACGGCAGTGGGGATCCCCCTGGATCAGAACCCAAGCGCAATACCTGCCCACCTTAGCCTTAGCCGGGGGACAAATCCTCATTTTTGCCCTTGATTGGGGCTTTGCAGCCCTAGGGCTATATAGTCTCCTCAATCTGGCTTCCGTCCTGTCCTTTGGGGCATTTTTTGGCATCTATACCCTAGCCATGGTGGCGGGGCTATTGAGCACAGTGCCGGGGGGGCTGGGGGTTTTGGAAACCGTGATGCTCTATTTCTTGACGGATGTAGGCTTGGATCCCCCCTTTATTTTGGGCCGCTTACTGGTCTTTCGCGGCATCTATTATTGGTTGCCCTTGGGGTTGGCGATCGTCGCCCTCGGCATCTATGAACTGAAAACCCATCACCTCAAGGGCTGA